The DNA sequence GATCCGGAGCTGCGCTTCGCGATCCGAGAGGGCGGACGCACCGTCGGTGCGGGCGTCGTCACCGAGATCCTCGAGTAGGGCCGGGGTTACCATGGCGACTGGCAGCAGAATCAGAATCAGGCTCAAGGCCTTCGATCACTGGCTGGTGGATCAGACCACCTCCGACATCGTGCGCACCGCTCAGATGACCGGCGCCAGGGTTCGTGGACCGATCCCGCTGCCTACTCGCCGGCAACGTTGGACCGTGTTGCGTTCTCCGCACATCGACAAGAAGAGCCGCGAGCAGTTCGAGCTCCTCACTCACAAGCGGCTAATAGACATCGTCGACAGCGGGCAGCGAACGATCGACGCTCTCACCAAGCTCGACATTCCTGCCGGAGTCGACGTGAATATCAAGGTTGACTAGGGGGTGCCCATGCCGGGATTGATCGGACGCAAGGTAGGCATGACCAGGCTCTTCAA is a window from the Gemmatimonadota bacterium genome containing:
- the rpsJ gene encoding 30S ribosomal protein S10, producing the protein MATGSRIRIRLKAFDHWLVDQTTSDIVRTAQMTGARVRGPIPLPTRRQRWTVLRSPHIDKKSREQFELLTHKRLIDIVDSGQRTIDALTKLDIPAGVDVNIKVD